One stretch of Kogia breviceps isolate mKogBre1 chromosome 18, mKogBre1 haplotype 1, whole genome shotgun sequence DNA includes these proteins:
- the PPP1R14A gene encoding protein phosphatase 1 regulatory subunit 14A — protein sequence MAAQRLGKRVLSKLQPSSRARGPGGSPGGLQKRHARVTVKYDRRELQRRLDVEKWIDGRLEELYCGREADMPDEVNIDELLELESEEERSRKIQGLLKSCTNPTEDFVQELLVKLRDLHKQPGLRQPSPSGDGSLSPLQDRARTARP from the exons ATGGCAGCTCAGAGGCTGGGCAAGCGGGTGCTGAGCAAGCTGCAGCCTTCATCGCGGGCCCGGGGACCGGGAGGCAGCCCCGGGGGGCTGCAGAAGCGACACGCGCGTGTCACCGTCAAGTATGACCGGCGGGAGCTGCAGAGGCGGCTGGACGTGGAGAAGTGGATCGACGGGCGCTTGGAGGAGCTGTATTGCGGCAGG GAGGCAGACATGCCCGATGAGGTCAACATCGATGAATTGTTGGAATTAGAGAGTGAAGAGGAGAGAAGCCGGAAAATCCAG GGACTCCTAAAGTCGTGCACAAACCCCACAGAG GACTTCGTCCAGGAGCTGCTGGTGAAGCTGCGAGACCTCCACAAGCAGCCAGGCCTCCGCCAGCCCAGCCCCTCCGGTGACGGCAGCCTGAGCCCCCTCCAGGACCGAGCCCGGACCGCGCGGCCCTGA